A single window of Leptolyngbya ohadii IS1 DNA harbors:
- the polA gene encoding DNA polymerase I, which produces MSSQPQPKLILIDGHSLAFRAYFAYAKGRDGGLRTSTGIPTSVSYGFLKALMDTIEAEKPDHLAVAFDLGDPTFRHEADETYKAGRPETPEDFIPDMHNLRDLLTAMNLPIVTAPGYEADDVIGTLARKAASEGWRVKVLSGDRDLFQLVDPEQSVTVLYLSTTFGKGTPPPKEFGVEQVKDKMGILPSQIVDFKALCGDASDNIPGVKGIGEKTAASLLGTYGSLDRVYASLDEIKGAVKKKLEEGRDAALHSQYMAQIHLDVPLDLSLENFKLNGFEPGAIVPLLEKLEFRQFLNNLNKLQRLLSGEAHDGSEAADKAIAEAKFAPGKGNSSTFDEPETDDMWFFSPEETAESQQMKSAIVEPEIIDTPEKLKSLVDRLKKFTNPNQPVAWDTETTAIDPLDSELVGIGCCWGEKASDVAYIPIGHRPGGNLDQSVALEALRPILESADYPKALQNAKYDRLVLLKQGVHLQGVVFDTMLASYVLNPEQSHKLSDLGIRYLNLLSQGYEDLVPKGKNIADLEVEPVADYCGTDAYITHQLVSKLRADLHDYPDLDRLVDNVEVPLEPVLAEMEWTGIRIDTDYLKQFSQKLETDLALIEERAYESAGQKFSLGSPKQLSELLFNGLGLDRKKSRKTKTGYSTDAATLEKLQGDHPVVDAIIEHRTLTKLKSTYVDALPMLVHPSTGRVHTDFNQAVTTTGRLSSSNPNLQNIPTRTAFSRQIRAAFIPESGWLMVAADYSQIELRILAHLSHEPILLETYQNDRDVHTLTAQLLFEKEDISPEERRLAKVINFGVIYGMGASRFARESGFSTSDARVFIDRFNQRYPKVFGYLQQMQQEAIGQGYVTTIKGRRRYFNFGSDTLKRLRGKDPAKIDLDQIRLRDQYDAQLLRAAANAPIQGSSADIIKIAMVKLHDLLRGYRDKAHLLLQVHDELVFEVHPDLWEELQPQIKDTMESAVQLDVPLRVEVKAGKNWMDAK; this is translated from the coding sequence ATGTCCTCCCAACCCCAGCCCAAACTCATCCTCATCGACGGACACTCCCTCGCGTTTCGCGCCTACTTCGCCTATGCCAAAGGACGAGATGGCGGTCTGCGGACTTCGACGGGAATCCCCACCAGCGTCTCCTACGGATTTCTCAAAGCCCTGATGGACACGATCGAGGCAGAAAAGCCCGATCACCTTGCCGTTGCCTTTGACCTGGGCGATCCCACCTTTCGGCATGAGGCTGACGAAACCTATAAGGCGGGCAGACCAGAGACGCCAGAAGACTTTATTCCCGATATGCACAACCTGCGGGATCTGCTGACGGCAATGAATCTGCCGATCGTCACTGCACCGGGCTACGAAGCAGACGATGTGATTGGCACGCTGGCGCGAAAAGCTGCTTCCGAGGGATGGCGGGTGAAAGTGCTGTCGGGCGATCGGGATCTGTTCCAGTTGGTTGACCCGGAGCAATCGGTAACGGTGCTGTACCTGAGTACAACCTTCGGGAAGGGAACGCCGCCGCCAAAGGAATTTGGGGTGGAGCAGGTCAAGGACAAAATGGGGATTTTGCCGTCGCAAATTGTGGACTTTAAGGCACTCTGCGGCGATGCGTCGGACAATATTCCGGGCGTGAAGGGCATTGGCGAAAAGACGGCGGCAAGTCTGCTGGGAACTTATGGGTCGCTCGATCGCGTTTATGCCTCGCTGGATGAAATTAAGGGTGCAGTCAAAAAGAAACTAGAGGAAGGTCGAGACGCGGCGCTGCATTCGCAGTACATGGCGCAAATTCATCTGGATGTGCCGCTGGATTTGTCGCTAGAAAACTTTAAGCTGAACGGGTTTGAGCCGGGGGCGATCGTCCCGCTGCTGGAAAAGCTGGAATTCCGTCAGTTCCTGAATAATCTCAACAAGCTTCAGCGACTTCTGAGCGGCGAGGCGCACGACGGCAGCGAAGCAGCAGATAAGGCGATCGCGGAAGCCAAATTTGCCCCCGGCAAAGGCAATTCCAGCACCTTCGATGAGCCGGAAACGGACGATATGTGGTTCTTCAGCCCCGAGGAGACCGCCGAAAGTCAGCAAATGAAATCGGCGATCGTGGAGCCGGAAATTATCGATACGCCGGAAAAACTCAAGTCGCTGGTCGATCGCCTCAAGAAATTCACGAACCCGAATCAGCCTGTTGCCTGGGATACGGAAACGACTGCGATCGATCCACTGGACTCGGAGCTTGTGGGAATCGGCTGCTGCTGGGGGGAAAAAGCAAGCGACGTGGCATATATCCCGATCGGACATAGACCGGGGGGTAATCTCGATCAATCCGTGGCACTGGAGGCATTACGCCCCATTCTCGAAAGTGCGGACTATCCGAAGGCATTGCAGAATGCTAAGTACGATCGCCTCGTCTTGCTGAAGCAGGGAGTCCATTTGCAGGGCGTGGTGTTTGACACGATGCTGGCAAGCTATGTGCTTAACCCGGAGCAAAGCCACAAACTGAGCGATCTGGGGATTCGCTATCTGAATTTGCTGTCCCAGGGCTACGAAGATCTGGTTCCTAAGGGCAAGAACATCGCCGATCTGGAAGTGGAACCCGTCGCAGACTACTGCGGTACCGATGCCTACATTACCCATCAGCTTGTGTCGAAACTGCGAGCAGATCTACACGATTATCCCGACCTCGATCGCCTGGTAGACAATGTGGAAGTTCCCCTGGAACCCGTGCTGGCGGAGATGGAATGGACGGGCATCCGCATCGATACGGACTACCTGAAGCAGTTCTCTCAGAAACTCGAAACCGACCTGGCATTGATCGAAGAACGGGCGTATGAATCGGCAGGACAGAAGTTTAGCCTCGGTTCTCCCAAGCAGTTGAGCGAACTGCTGTTTAACGGGCTGGGACTCGATCGCAAAAAGTCGCGCAAAACCAAAACAGGCTATTCCACCGATGCCGCCACGCTGGAAAAACTTCAGGGCGACCATCCCGTCGTCGATGCCATCATCGAACACCGGACGTTAACCAAGCTGAAATCGACCTACGTGGATGCGTTGCCAATGCTGGTTCATCCCAGTACGGGCAGGGTTCACACTGACTTTAATCAGGCAGTTACGACAACCGGAAGACTTTCTTCTTCTAACCCCAACCTGCAAAACATTCCGACACGAACGGCATTTAGCCGCCAAATCCGCGCCGCCTTTATCCCCGAATCGGGCTGGTTAATGGTTGCCGCCGACTATTCCCAGATCGAACTGCGCATTCTGGCACACCTGAGCCACGAACCCATTCTCCTGGAGACCTATCAGAACGATCGCGACGTTCACACCCTCACCGCCCAGCTTCTCTTCGAGAAAGAGGACATCAGCCCCGAAGAAAGACGACTGGCAAAGGTAATCAACTTCGGCGTCATCTACGGCATGGGAGCCTCCCGGTTTGCGAGAGAGTCCGGCTTTTCCACCAGCGATGCACGGGTCTTTATCGATCGCTTTAACCAGCGCTATCCCAAAGTCTTCGGCTATTTGCAGCAAATGCAGCAGGAGGCGATCGGACAGGGCTATGTCACGACAATTAAAGGGCGTCGCCGCTACTTTAACTTTGGCAGTGATACCCTGAAGCGATTACGTGGTAAAGATCCGGCAAAGATTGACCTGGATCAAATCCGCCTGCGTGACCAGTACGATGCTCAGTTACTCAGGGCGGCAGCCAATGCACCGATCCAGGGTTCCAGTGCAGACATCATCAAAATTGCGATGGTGAAACTTCACGATCTGCTGCGCGGCTACCGAGACAAAGCACATCTGCTGCTGCAAGTCCACGACGAACTCGTGTTTGAAGTCCACCCGGATCTCTGGGAAGAACTCCAGCCCCAAATTAAGGACACGATGGAATCGGCAGTCCAGCTTGATGTGCCGCTGCGGGTGGAGGTGAAGGCAGGAAAGAACTGGATGGATGCAAAGTAG